The following coding sequences lie in one Globicephala melas chromosome 15, mGloMel1.2, whole genome shotgun sequence genomic window:
- the TMEM219 gene encoding insulin-like growth factor-binding protein 3 receptor isoform X1: MTQRNRKEMDICSVPARPSTMQTVLSAPFSPHYLMFLELPFHRFLSSQRFADFSHIASEWQRRTQIEFSSKVEFFFIKRFPCLGYQLELFFSQTLAPEQLLPESLPLRILLFEFLFPVQRALLCFHLDYFRNEMQQTFIEWCLEMNTWSQEPWVLVLALPLTGCVALAKSLVFLVLSLPLSKMGKCLLTGRLLSRSPFLSSSRLSLEAQTPLLPMGSCQAGHNLHLCLAHHPPLVCATLILLLLGLSGLGLGGFLLTHKTGLRSPDIPQDWVSFLRSFGQLTLCPMNGTVKGKWRGSHVVGLLTTLNFGDDRDRNKTQTFQAQVQGSRMGLKGSSAGELVLITARVTTERTPGTCLYFSAAPGILPSSQPPMSCSEEGAGNATLSPRMAEECVSVWSHEGLVLTKLLTSEELALCGSRLLVLGSFLLLFCGLLCCLTAVCFHPRRESHWSRTRF, translated from the exons ATGACCCAGAGGAATAGAAAGGAAATGGACATTTGTTCAGTTCCTGCAAGGCCAAGTACTATGCAAACTGTTTTATCTGCTCCATTTAGTCCTCACTACTTGATGTTCTTAgaactcccatttcacagattctTAAGCTCGCAGAGGTTCGCTGATTTTTCTCACATagccagtgagtggcagaggAGGACTCAAATTGAGTTTAGCTCCAAAGTGGAGTTCTTTTTCATCAAACGCTTCCCTTGTCTGGGCTATCAGCTGGAACTGTTCTTCAGCCAAACCCTAGCCCCAGAACAGTTGCTTCCTGAATCTCTCCCGTTGAGAATTCTCCTTTTCGAGTTCCTTTTTCCAGTACAGCGTGCTCTGCTCTGCTTCCACCTTGATTACTTCAGAAATGAAatgcagcaaacatttattgagtggtgCCTGGAGATGAACACTTGGAGTCAAGAGCCTTGGGTTCTTGTCCTGGCTCTGCCGCtaactggctgtgtggccttggccaaGTCCCTTGTCTTCTTGGTGCTTTCACTTCCTTTGAGTAAAATGGGTAAGTGCCTTCTTACTGGCAGGCTCTTGTCCAGGTCTCCCTTCCTGTCCTCCAGCAGGCTCTCCCTGGAGGCCCAGACCCCTCTGCTCCCCATGGGCAGCTGCCAGGCAGGGCACAACCTGCATCTCTGCCTGGCCCACCACCCACCTCTGGTCTGTGCCACTTTGATCTTGCTGCTTCTTGGCCTTTCTGGCCTGGGCCTTGGTGGCTTCCTCCTCACCCACAAGACTGGCCTGCGCAGCCCTGACATCCCTCAG GACTGGGTCTCCTTCTTGAGATCTTTTGGCCAGCTGACCCTGTGCCCCATGAATGGGACAGTCAAAGGGAAGTGGCGTGGGTCTCACGTCGTGGGCTTACTGACCACCTTGAACTTCGGAGATGATCGAGACAGGAACAAGACCCAGACATTCCAAGCCCAGGTCCAGGGTAGTCGTATGGGATTGAAAG GATCTTCTGCAGGAGAGCTGGTCCTCATTACAGCCAGGGTGACCACAGAAAGGACCCCAGGAACCTGCCTGTATTTTAGTGCTGCTCCAGGAATCCTGCCCTCCAGCCAGCCACCCATGTCCTGCTCGGAAGAGGGAGCAGGAAATGCCACCCTGAGCCCTAGGATGGCTGAGGAGTGTGTCAGTGTCTGGAGCCACGAAGGTCTTGTGCTCACCAAGTTGCTCACCTCC GAGGAGCTGGCTCTGTGTGGCTCTAGGCTGCTGGTTTTGGGctccttcctgcttctcttcTGTGGCCTTCTCTGCTGTCTCACTGCTGTGTGCTTCCACCCACGCCGGGAGTCCCACTGGTCTAGAACCCGGTTCTGA
- the LOC115861053 gene encoding LOW QUALITY PROTEIN: uncharacterized protein (The sequence of the model RefSeq protein was modified relative to this genomic sequence to represent the inferred CDS: inserted 1 base in 1 codon; deleted 3 bases in 2 codons; substituted 1 base at 1 genomic stop codon): MRCSPFHHQLSDSALGSSFSKTSPAPHLLPPRGPAPLARRPYRACALPPGLHLGIGRKRERETGTRPGLWCGEAETEKRRGAEGTGTALSYSLSAVLGKEKGKGRGPGREWGLSPSDPGVRGAVRSDVLGVGPLSVAEDLGLSPLGPEFPGLTPRFSNIRVSALRFQISGTRVPTSLNLGLCFTGFQISGSGPCVHQYPGFIPHEFKYQIRPPPXSNIWSXDPTIRNPGLSNCRPRGKGGLDREVRSGCHPLPSRGGFPGPPLRKGESRGRGGKGKGLLAPLPAWQSRWRTPGGGGGAGAP; the protein is encoded by the exons ATGCGCTGCAGCCCTTTCCACCACCAGTTGTCGGACAGCGCGCTGGGCTCCTCCTTCTCCAAGACTAGCcctgctccccacctcctcccacccagg GGCCCCGCCCCCTTGGCCCGGCGTCCATACCGCGCCTGCGCGCTCCCGCCCGGTCTCCATCTTGGAattgggaggaagagggagagggagactggGACGAGACCGGGGCTGTGGTGCGGAGAGGCTGAGACTGAGAagaggagaggggcagagggcaCGGGGACCGCCCTTAGCTACAGTCTTTCAGCTGTCCTcgggaaagagaaggggaaagggagggggccGGGGCGGGAGTGGGGGCTGTCACCCTCGGACCCCGGCGTGAGAGGGGCCGTGCGGTCGGACGTCCTCGGGGTAGGCCCCCTGTCGGTGGCCGAAGACCTGGGGCTCAGTCCCCTCGGTCCCGAATTTCCGGGCCTGACCCCACGCTTCTCAAATATCCGGGTCTCAGCC CTGAGATTCCAGATATCCGGGACTCGGGTCCCAACCTCTCTAAACCTGGGGCTCTGTTTCACAGGGTTTCAAATATCT GGTTCAGGACCCTGCGTGCACCAGTATCCGGGGTTCATTCCCCACGAGTTCAAATATCAGATTCGGCCTCCCC GTTCAAATATCTGGAGTTAAGACCCCACAATCAGAAATCCGGGACTCAGCAACTGTCGCCCTCGAGGAAAAGGAGGACTGGACCGCGAGGTCAGATCAGGTtgtcaccccctcccctccagggGAGGCTTCCCGGGCCCGCCCCTTAGGAAGGGCGAAAGCCGAGGAAGAGGTGGCAAGGGGAAAGGTCTCCTTGCCCCTCTCCCTGCTTGGCAGAGCCGCTGGAGGACCCCAGGAGGAGGCGGAGGCGCTGGGGCACCATAG
- the TMEM219 gene encoding insulin-like growth factor-binding protein 3 receptor isoform X2, whose protein sequence is MGSCQAGHNLHLCLAHHPPLVCATLILLLLGLSGLGLGGFLLTHKTGLRSPDIPQDWVSFLRSFGQLTLCPMNGTVKGKWRGSHVVGLLTTLNFGDDRDRNKTQTFQAQVQGSRMGLKGSSAGELVLITARVTTERTPGTCLYFSAAPGILPSSQPPMSCSEEGAGNATLSPRMAEECVSVWSHEGLVLTKLLTSEELALCGSRLLVLGSFLLLFCGLLCCLTAVCFHPRRESHWSRTRF, encoded by the exons ATGGGCAGCTGCCAGGCAGGGCACAACCTGCATCTCTGCCTGGCCCACCACCCACCTCTGGTCTGTGCCACTTTGATCTTGCTGCTTCTTGGCCTTTCTGGCCTGGGCCTTGGTGGCTTCCTCCTCACCCACAAGACTGGCCTGCGCAGCCCTGACATCCCTCAG GACTGGGTCTCCTTCTTGAGATCTTTTGGCCAGCTGACCCTGTGCCCCATGAATGGGACAGTCAAAGGGAAGTGGCGTGGGTCTCACGTCGTGGGCTTACTGACCACCTTGAACTTCGGAGATGATCGAGACAGGAACAAGACCCAGACATTCCAAGCCCAGGTCCAGGGTAGTCGTATGGGATTGAAAG GATCTTCTGCAGGAGAGCTGGTCCTCATTACAGCCAGGGTGACCACAGAAAGGACCCCAGGAACCTGCCTGTATTTTAGTGCTGCTCCAGGAATCCTGCCCTCCAGCCAGCCACCCATGTCCTGCTCGGAAGAGGGAGCAGGAAATGCCACCCTGAGCCCTAGGATGGCTGAGGAGTGTGTCAGTGTCTGGAGCCACGAAGGTCTTGTGCTCACCAAGTTGCTCACCTCC GAGGAGCTGGCTCTGTGTGGCTCTAGGCTGCTGGTTTTGGGctccttcctgcttctcttcTGTGGCCTTCTCTGCTGTCTCACTGCTGTGTGCTTCCACCCACGCCGGGAGTCCCACTGGTCTAGAACCCGGTTCTGA